One window of the Archangium primigenium genome contains the following:
- the rplJ gene encoding 50S ribosomal protein L10 produces the protein MIKSEKEELIKELNEKFSRAQTAIVAEFSKLNVETVTKLRKKFRDGKVDYKVLKNTLAKRAAKGTPVEVIAEDFVGPVAIAISYDDVVAPAKILTDFIKDLETIKVRSASVQGRRVDVEGVKALAKMPGLPELRAQLLGMLNQPAGKLVRTIAAPGSQLARVLQANVDQQQPK, from the coding sequence GTGATCAAGAGCGAGAAGGAAGAACTCATCAAGGAGCTCAACGAGAAGTTTTCGCGGGCGCAGACCGCGATCGTCGCTGAGTTTTCCAAGCTGAACGTGGAGACGGTCACCAAGCTGCGCAAGAAGTTCCGCGACGGCAAGGTGGACTACAAGGTTCTCAAGAACACGCTGGCCAAGCGTGCCGCGAAGGGCACTCCGGTGGAGGTCATCGCCGAGGACTTCGTGGGTCCCGTGGCCATCGCCATCAGCTACGACGACGTCGTGGCCCCGGCGAAGATCCTCACGGACTTCATCAAGGACCTGGAGACCATCAAGGTCCGCAGCGCGTCCGTGCAGGGTCGTCGCGTCGACGTCGAGGGCGTGAAGGCCCTGGCGAAGATGCCCGGTCTGCCGGAGCTGCGCGCTCAGCTGCTCGGCATGCTCAACCAGCCCGCCGGCAAGCTCGTGCGCACCATCGCGGCCCCCGGCTCCCAGCTGGCCCGCGTGCTCCAGGCCAATGTGGATCAGCAGCAGCCGAAGTAA
- the rplL gene encoding 50S ribosomal protein L7/L12, whose translation MADLNAIVEQLSSLTVMEAAELVKQLEGKWGVSAAAVAVAAGPAAGPAAAPVEEKTEFNVILANAGANKINVIKEIRAITGLGLKEAKDLVEGAPKPVKEGVNKDDAKKIKDQLVAAGATVDIK comes from the coding sequence ATGGCTGACCTGAACGCGATTGTCGAGCAGCTCTCCTCCCTGACGGTCATGGAGGCCGCCGAGCTGGTCAAGCAGCTCGAGGGCAAGTGGGGCGTTTCCGCCGCCGCCGTGGCCGTGGCCGCTGGCCCCGCCGCTGGCCCCGCCGCCGCTCCTGTCGAGGAGAAGACGGAGTTCAACGTCATCCTGGCCAACGCCGGGGCGAACAAGATCAACGTCATCAAGGAGATCCGCGCGATCACCGGCCTGGGCCTGAAGGAGGCCAAGGACCTGGTCGAGGGCGCTCCCAAGCCGGTGAAGGAGGGCGTCAACAAGGACGACGCCAAGAAGATCAAGGACCAGCTCGTCGCCGCTGGCGCCACCGTCGACATCAAGTAA
- the rplA gene encoding 50S ribosomal protein L1: MPQTGKKFRAAAEKVDRNKRYTIADGFQALKQTTSARGTKFDQTVEVALNLGVDPKHADQMVRGAVVLPHGTGATVRVAVFAKGERATDAETAGADVVGGDDLAKRIEGGFLDFDTVIATPDMMGVVGRLGKVLGPRGLMPNPKVGTVTMDVAKAVREAKGGKVEFRAEKAGIVHAKLGKASFAPEKLQDNFNALIDLVMKLKPATAKGVYLKGIAISATMSPGIKIDTTEILARHR, translated from the coding sequence ATGCCTCAGACCGGTAAGAAGTTCCGCGCGGCCGCCGAGAAGGTGGACCGCAACAAGCGCTACACGATCGCCGATGGCTTCCAGGCCCTCAAGCAGACCACCAGCGCGCGTGGCACCAAGTTCGACCAGACCGTCGAGGTCGCGCTCAACCTGGGCGTGGACCCGAAGCACGCGGACCAGATGGTCCGTGGCGCCGTGGTTCTCCCTCATGGCACGGGCGCCACGGTGCGCGTGGCCGTGTTCGCCAAGGGCGAGCGCGCCACCGACGCCGAGACCGCCGGCGCTGACGTGGTGGGCGGGGATGACCTGGCCAAGCGCATCGAGGGTGGTTTCCTCGACTTCGACACCGTCATCGCCACGCCGGACATGATGGGCGTCGTCGGCCGTCTCGGTAAGGTGCTCGGTCCCCGTGGCCTCATGCCCAACCCCAAGGTGGGCACGGTGACCATGGACGTGGCCAAGGCCGTCCGTGAAGCCAAGGGCGGTAAGGTGGAGTTCCGCGCGGAGAAGGCGGGCATCGTGCACGCCAAGCTCGGCAAGGCGTCGTTCGCCCCGGAGAAGCTCCAGGACAACTTCAACGCCCTGATCGATCTGGTCATGAAGCTCAAGCCGGCCACCGCCAAGGGCGTCTACCTCAAGGGCATCGCCATCTCGGCGACCATGAGCCCGGGCATCAAGATCGACACCACCGAGATCCTTGCCCGTCACCGCTAG